In Trichocoleus sp., the genomic stretch GGCAGCCATCTACAACAACGCCGACTCCGCCTCCATGCGACTCTCCGAAGGTTGTAATGCGAAATAAATGACCGAAGGTATTGCCCATAATCCAGCGTGATAGCCCAAAGTTCTCTATCCTACTTTAGACCAGGACTTGGGGGCGGCTGATCTTCTCCCGCTATCAACTCAGGATATTTACCAGAAATTGGGAGAGCTTTAACATCGCTTGTTGAAATGTGCCCCATGTAAAATGCTCCAGCTTCAATGTCGATCGAGTGAGCTGTTGCATCCCCTTCTAACCTTGCCGTGCGTGTCAGTGTTAGCCTGCCTTCTGCAATCACCCTGGCTTTAACCACTCCCCGAACAATAATGTTGTTGGCTTTCAGTTCCGGTCCTTCCACCAGCCCCGACGACGAGATCTCTAAATCCCCTCGAACTTCAACTGTGCCATGAACAATCCCATCAACGCGCAGATTGCCCTCGACGTTGAGGATGCCTTGAAACTCGCTGGTTGCGCTGAGGTAAGTCAATGAACTGACTTGCTTCTGCCGAA encodes the following:
- a CDS encoding polymer-forming cytoskeletal protein, with product MFRQKQVSSLTYLSATSEFQGILNVEGNLRVDGIVHGTVEVRGDLEISSSGLVEGPELKANNIIVRGVVKARVIAEGRLTLTRTARLEGDATAHSIDIEAGAFYMGHISTSDVKALPISGKYPELIAGEDQPPPSPGLK